The proteins below are encoded in one region of Deltaproteobacteria bacterium:
- the bioF gene encoding 8-amino-7-oxononanoate synthase produces MTMRADDWIAAELARREAAGLRRALRWIESAQDAWVTLDDRRVLMLCSNNYLGLANHPAVVEAACAAARDQGFGAGASRLVSGSMRAHRELEERLAAFKGTEAAILFNSGYHANVGVIAALVGDGDLVCSDALNHASLIDGCRLSRAQLRVYGHCDLSQLESALRTPARRKLIVTDSVFSMDGDIAPLREIGALAERHSAMVMVDEAHATGVLGPSGAGAVELLGVKDAMTVQMGTLGKALGSFGAFVAGSRQLIDFLVNTARSLIYTTALPPPVVAAAAAALMVVETEPTRRARALANAAHLAAGVRALGFAVAAEGTPIVPVLIGDASETMRDCEQLLLDGVFVQGIRPPTVPVGTSRLRATTMATHRPDEIEGALAAFARVAGQRSVAHA; encoded by the coding sequence ATGACGATGAGGGCGGATGACTGGATCGCGGCCGAGTTGGCGCGCCGCGAGGCGGCCGGACTGCGGCGCGCGTTGCGCTGGATCGAGTCGGCGCAGGACGCCTGGGTTACGCTCGACGATCGGCGCGTGCTGATGCTGTGCTCGAACAATTACCTCGGTCTCGCCAATCATCCAGCGGTAGTCGAAGCCGCGTGCGCGGCTGCGCGCGATCAAGGATTCGGAGCGGGGGCGTCACGATTGGTTTCGGGCTCGATGCGTGCGCATCGTGAGCTTGAAGAGCGGCTCGCGGCCTTCAAAGGCACCGAAGCGGCGATCCTGTTCAACTCAGGGTACCACGCCAACGTCGGCGTGATCGCGGCGCTGGTTGGCGACGGCGATCTCGTGTGCAGCGACGCACTCAATCACGCCAGCCTGATCGACGGTTGCCGCCTCTCGCGAGCGCAGTTGCGAGTCTACGGACATTGCGACCTCAGCCAACTCGAGAGCGCGCTGCGCACGCCGGCGCGGCGCAAGTTGATCGTCACCGATTCGGTGTTCAGCATGGATGGTGACATCGCGCCGCTGCGCGAGATCGGCGCACTGGCCGAGCGTCACAGCGCCATGGTGATGGTCGACGAGGCACACGCCACCGGCGTGCTCGGCCCATCGGGTGCCGGCGCGGTCGAATTGTTGGGCGTCAAGGATGCAATGACCGTCCAGATGGGGACGCTCGGCAAGGCGCTCGGCTCGTTTGGCGCCTTCGTTGCTGGCAGCCGCCAGCTCATCGACTTCCTCGTCAACACGGCGCGCAGCTTGATTTACACCACCGCGTTACCTCCACCGGTGGTCGCCGCGGCAGCAGCGGCGCTGATGGTGGTTGAGACCGAGCCGACCCGCCGCGCGCGTGCGCTGGCCAACGCAGCACACTTGGCCGCAGGTGTGCGCGCGCTCGGCTTCGCGGTGGCTGCCGAAGGTACGCCGATCGTTCCAGTGCTCATCGGCGATGCGAGCGAGACGATGCGCGATTGCGAACAGTTGCTGCTCGATGGCGTGTTCGTGCAAGGCATCCGGCCACCGACAGTGCCCGTCGGCACGTCGCGTCTGCGCGCGACAACCATGGCGACGCACCGGCCGGACGAGATTGAAGGGGCGCTTGCCGCCTTCGCGCGTGTCGCCGGCCAGCGCAGCGTCGCCCACGCATGA
- a CDS encoding acyl-CoA dehydrogenase family protein translates to MIDFELSADIARSRDMIHMLAESAMRPISREYDEHEHDKPMEFFDMMWNASKMSPVSIGGDGKAAKKDGPATRSLGAAVTIEELSWGDAGLYLSIPNPGLGGAAVMAAGTPEQKERFLARFKEGAPKWGAMAITEPSCGSDSAAITTTAVRDGDQWVLNGTKIFCTSGYMAVEKSEGFVVVWATVDKSAGRGGIKAFVVDHHTSGMTVTGLEKKMGIRASDTATIVFEDCRIPLNNLLGTAEVKKTTEGFKGVMATFDSTRPIVAASALGIGRAALDYTREALAKEGVAIRYGAPAHTLTTIERDFMDMEANLQAARLLTWRACWMMDQGMQNNLEASMCKAKAGLAVTQVTQKAVELLGPIGYSRKILLEKWMRDAKINDIFEGTQQINLLIIARRILGYSSKELS, encoded by the coding sequence ATGATCGACTTCGAATTGTCCGCCGACATCGCACGCAGCCGCGACATGATTCACATGCTGGCGGAATCGGCGATGCGACCCATTTCGCGCGAATACGATGAGCACGAGCACGACAAGCCGATGGAGTTCTTCGATATGATGTGGAACGCATCGAAGATGAGTCCGGTCAGCATCGGCGGCGATGGCAAGGCGGCGAAAAAAGATGGTCCTGCCACCCGCAGCCTCGGCGCCGCGGTCACGATCGAAGAGCTGTCGTGGGGCGATGCTGGCCTCTATCTGAGCATCCCCAACCCCGGCCTCGGCGGCGCCGCGGTGATGGCCGCCGGCACGCCTGAGCAGAAGGAGCGCTTCCTCGCGCGCTTCAAGGAAGGCGCACCCAAGTGGGGGGCGATGGCGATCACCGAGCCGAGCTGCGGTTCCGACTCTGCCGCGATCACCACCACCGCGGTGCGCGACGGTGACCAGTGGGTGCTCAACGGCACCAAGATCTTTTGCACCAGCGGCTATATGGCGGTCGAGAAATCGGAAGGCTTTGTGGTCGTCTGGGCCACCGTTGACAAGTCCGCCGGCCGCGGCGGGATCAAGGCCTTCGTCGTCGACCACCACACGTCCGGCATGACCGTCACCGGCCTCGAAAAGAAGATGGGCATCCGCGCCTCAGACACCGCCACCATCGTGTTCGAGGACTGCCGCATCCCGCTCAACAATTTGCTCGGTACCGCCGAGGTGAAAAAAACTACCGAAGGTTTCAAGGGAGTCATGGCCACCTTCGACTCGACGCGTCCGATCGTCGCCGCGAGCGCGTTGGGCATCGGCCGCGCGGCGCTCGACTACACCCGCGAGGCGCTCGCCAAGGAAGGCGTCGCCATTCGTTACGGCGCACCCGCGCACACCCTCACCACCATCGAGCGCGATTTCATGGATATGGAGGCCAACCTCCAAGCCGCGCGCCTGCTCACGTGGCGCGCATGTTGGATGATGGACCAAGGAATGCAGAACAACTTGGAAGCTTCGATGTGCAAGGCGAAGGCGGGGCTCGCGGTCACTCAAGTGACGCAAAAGGCCGTCGAGCTGCTGGGACCGATCGGCTACTCGCGCAAGATCCTGCTCGAGAAGTGGATGCGCGATGCCAAGATCAACGACATCTTCGAAGGTACCCAACAGATCAATCTGCTCATCATCGCGCGCCGGATTCTGGGCTACTCGAGCAAGGAGTTGAGCTGA
- the larC gene encoding nickel pincer cofactor biosynthesis protein LarC, producing the protein MRIAYFDAFSGVSGDMTVGALLALGLSLDRLKAELQQLPVAGYELDAAQVQVNGIGATQFSVHVHDHHDHGHAHHHRPFRTIRALIHDSGLSAAVKTTALAIFTRLAEAEGRVHGIASDDVEFHEVGAVDAIVDVVGTAIGFAALGIEAAYVSPLPLGSGIVHTQHGPLPVPAPATVELLRGLPVRAEDGEGELVTPTGAAIVAALARSSAPPMRITAVGYGAGTRRLADRPNVLRLVLGESIAALGEDELVLIATNIDDANPELFDHVIERLLTGGARDVYLTPVHMKKNRPGIVLNVLCTEIDRERLAAIIFAETTAIGVRYHAVRRQILPRETIQVTTEFGTASVKIARGPDGRENVAPEYEDCRRLANEKRVPLKVVYQAVIAAALRR; encoded by the coding sequence ATGCGCATCGCCTACTTCGACGCGTTCTCCGGCGTCAGCGGCGACATGACCGTTGGCGCGTTGCTCGCGCTCGGCTTGTCCCTCGATCGACTCAAAGCGGAATTGCAGCAACTACCCGTCGCCGGCTACGAGTTGGACGCCGCCCAGGTGCAGGTCAACGGCATCGGGGCGACTCAGTTTTCGGTCCATGTGCATGATCATCATGATCACGGGCACGCGCATCATCACCGTCCATTTCGCACCATTCGCGCGCTGATCCACGACAGCGGGCTCAGTGCCGCGGTGAAGACCACAGCGCTGGCGATCTTCACGCGGCTGGCGGAGGCCGAGGGACGCGTCCATGGCATCGCGTCGGATGATGTCGAGTTCCACGAAGTCGGCGCGGTCGACGCGATCGTCGATGTGGTCGGCACGGCGATCGGCTTCGCGGCGCTCGGCATCGAAGCGGCATACGTGTCGCCGTTACCGCTCGGCTCGGGCATCGTGCACACGCAACACGGGCCGCTGCCGGTGCCAGCGCCGGCGACGGTCGAATTGCTGCGTGGGCTGCCGGTCCGCGCCGAAGATGGCGAAGGCGAGCTGGTGACGCCGACCGGCGCCGCGATTGTTGCCGCACTTGCGCGATCGAGCGCGCCACCGATGCGCATCACGGCCGTCGGCTACGGTGCCGGTACTCGCCGTCTCGCCGACCGGCCCAACGTCTTGCGCCTTGTCCTGGGTGAGTCGATTGCTGCGCTCGGTGAAGACGAACTCGTGCTGATCGCCACCAACATCGACGACGCGAACCCCGAACTCTTCGACCATGTCATCGAGCGCCTGCTCACCGGCGGCGCGCGCGACGTGTACCTAACGCCGGTGCACATGAAGAAAAATCGCCCTGGCATCGTGCTCAACGTGTTGTGTACCGAGATCGATCGCGAGCGATTGGCCGCGATCATTTTCGCTGAGACCACGGCGATTGGCGTGCGTTATCACGCGGTGCGACGCCAGATCCTGCCGCGCGAAACGATACAGGTCACGACGGAATTTGGAACCGCCAGCGTGAAGATCGCGCGCGGCCCCGACGGCCGCGAGAATGTTGCTCCCGAGTACGAAGACTGCCGCCGGCTGGCGAACGAGAAACGGGTACCGCTGAAAGTCGTCTATCAAGCCGTCATTGCCGCCGCGCTGCGACGATAG
- the bioD gene encoding dethiobiotin synthase, producing MPSPNTILITGTDTGVGKTTVAAGLAAALRTQGTRVGVLKPAETGCALAVTGERIAIDAQRLAFFSGCDAADDLICPYRFRDPLAPRVAAEREGRTIDINVIATANEHLAATHDVVLVEGAGGLLVPLVDAFTFADLCRRLHGRLVVVVGNKLGAINHALLTLRHAQQVGLPLVGYVVNALTPTHDLAAETNVGLLHELLGPPLGVIPWLGAVNQTAADRERLARLFADRVDLNALR from the coding sequence GTGCCTTCTCCCAACACGATTCTCATCACTGGTACCGACACGGGGGTCGGGAAGACCACCGTCGCCGCCGGATTGGCCGCTGCGCTGCGGACCCAAGGAACCCGCGTCGGGGTCCTCAAGCCGGCGGAAACTGGTTGTGCGCTCGCCGTCACCGGCGAGCGCATTGCCATCGATGCTCAACGGTTAGCGTTTTTCTCGGGCTGTGATGCGGCCGACGACCTCATCTGCCCGTACCGCTTTCGCGATCCGCTCGCGCCCCGCGTGGCCGCCGAACGGGAGGGACGGACAATCGACATCAACGTCATCGCAACCGCCAACGAACACCTCGCTGCCACTCACGACGTGGTGTTGGTGGAAGGCGCCGGTGGTCTGCTGGTCCCGCTTGTTGATGCCTTCACGTTCGCCGACCTATGTCGGCGGCTGCACGGACGCTTGGTGGTCGTGGTCGGCAACAAACTCGGCGCGATCAATCACGCATTGCTCACCCTGCGGCACGCGCAACAGGTTGGCTTGCCGCTCGTCGGCTACGTGGTGAATGCGCTGACTCCAACTCACGATCTGGCCGCAGAGACGAACGTCGGCCTGCTGCATGAGCTGCTCGGGCCACCGCTCGGCGTGATCCCCTGGCTCGGCGCGGTGAACCAAACTGCGGCCGACCGCGAACGTCTCGCCCGGTTGTTCGCCGACCGCGTCGATCTCAACGCGTTGCGCTGA
- a CDS encoding TetR/AcrR family transcriptional regulator, with translation MQATAQSRGGESRRELLDVAIDCFARFGYQATSIDRIAREAGVTKGALYYHFKDKGELLFEAVKSRVGQWENRVVGEVRAVTSAAERLRQVAQVCLDHATKSNHRRMIITLMVEALDTNAPLSAEFRAMMQRFRTFLRTLVQSGQRHGEFRPNVDAAVAAEVYAGAVMGAEIQYYQDTKAISLQATLDAFIEQYLGWLAADSHSNHNHRRTRAAAPAKPRGRRS, from the coding sequence ATGCAGGCGACAGCGCAGAGCCGAGGCGGCGAATCGCGGCGTGAGCTGCTCGATGTCGCCATCGATTGCTTCGCACGCTTCGGTTACCAGGCGACCTCGATCGACCGCATCGCGCGCGAGGCGGGGGTGACGAAGGGCGCGCTGTACTATCACTTCAAAGACAAAGGCGAGCTGCTCTTCGAGGCGGTCAAAAGCCGGGTCGGACAGTGGGAGAACCGCGTGGTCGGCGAGGTGCGGGCGGTGACGTCCGCAGCCGAGCGCTTGCGGCAGGTTGCGCAGGTGTGTCTCGACCACGCCACCAAGAGCAATCACCGGCGCATGATCATCACGCTGATGGTCGAAGCGCTCGACACCAACGCGCCGTTGTCGGCGGAGTTCCGGGCCATGATGCAGCGCTTCAGGACGTTCTTGCGAACCCTGGTGCAGAGTGGGCAACGCCACGGAGAATTCCGCCCCAACGTCGATGCCGCGGTTGCCGCCGAAGTGTACGCCGGTGCCGTCATGGGGGCGGAGATCCAGTACTATCAGGATACGAAGGCGATCTCGCTGCAGGCCACACTCGACGCATTCATCGAGCAGTACCTCGGCTGGCTCGCCGCCGACTCGCACTCGAATCACAATCATCGCCGCACACGTGCCGCGGCGCCCGCAAAGCCGCGCGGGAGGAGGAGCTAA
- the bioA gene encoding adenosylmethionine--8-amino-7-oxononanoate transaminase, translating to MTTFPEPTGFFELAEWDHKYLWHPFTQMRDWLAQEPLIIVRGEGNYLIDAQGRRYIDGVSSLWCNVHGHRKAELDTALHAQIDRIAHTTMLGLSNVPAIELARRLIAIAPAGLTRVFYSDAGATAVEIALKLAYQYWQLKGQPQRDTFVSLTESYHGDTLGAVSVGYSEAFHRYFKPLLFPCERLNPPHVFRWQRGASEPQALAMAVQEAAELFTDRGDHIAALIIEPMMQGAAGMWSQPQGYLAALRELTHKAGTLLICDEVATGFGRTGKMFAVEHDRISPDILCVGKGITGGYLPLAATLTSEEIFAAFLAPYQDFKTFFHGHTYTGNPLGCAVALANLELFDNERVIDRVASRSAQLAQILRSDFARLAHVGDIRQWGLMVGIELVRNVATRAPYDPADRVGARVVERARALGVILRPLGNVIVLMPPLSITAHELVTLCHVTRQAIDEVTR from the coding sequence ATGACGACCTTCCCCGAACCGACGGGGTTCTTCGAACTCGCCGAGTGGGATCACAAGTATCTCTGGCACCCGTTCACGCAGATGCGCGATTGGCTCGCGCAAGAACCGCTGATCATCGTGCGCGGCGAGGGCAACTATCTCATCGACGCGCAGGGTCGACGCTACATCGATGGCGTATCTTCGTTGTGGTGCAACGTTCACGGCCATCGCAAGGCGGAACTCGACACGGCATTGCACGCGCAGATCGATCGCATCGCCCACACCACGATGCTCGGCCTTTCCAACGTGCCGGCAATCGAACTGGCGCGGCGGCTGATCGCGATCGCGCCGGCCGGATTGACTCGCGTCTTCTACTCCGACGCCGGCGCGACTGCGGTCGAGATCGCACTCAAACTCGCGTATCAATATTGGCAACTCAAGGGCCAGCCGCAGCGAGACACGTTCGTGTCGCTTACCGAGTCGTACCATGGTGATACGCTCGGCGCGGTCAGCGTCGGTTATTCGGAGGCCTTCCACCGCTACTTCAAGCCGCTGCTGTTCCCCTGCGAGCGGCTCAATCCACCTCACGTGTTCCGCTGGCAGCGTGGCGCGTCGGAGCCGCAGGCCCTGGCGATGGCCGTACAAGAAGCGGCGGAGCTGTTCACCGATCGTGGCGATCACATCGCGGCGTTGATCATTGAGCCAATGATGCAGGGTGCCGCGGGCATGTGGAGCCAACCCCAAGGCTACCTGGCTGCGTTGCGCGAGCTGACTCACAAGGCCGGCACATTGTTGATCTGCGATGAGGTGGCCACCGGCTTCGGCCGCACCGGGAAGATGTTCGCGGTCGAACACGACCGTATCAGTCCCGATATCCTGTGCGTGGGTAAGGGCATCACTGGCGGCTACCTGCCGCTGGCAGCGACGCTGACCTCGGAGGAAATATTCGCCGCGTTCCTCGCGCCGTACCAAGACTTCAAAACCTTCTTCCATGGGCACACGTACACCGGCAATCCGCTCGGCTGTGCCGTGGCGCTCGCCAACTTGGAGCTGTTCGACAACGAGCGGGTCATCGATCGGGTGGCCAGCCGCTCCGCGCAACTCGCCCAGATTTTGCGTTCGGATTTTGCTCGCCTCGCGCACGTCGGCGACATTCGCCAGTGGGGACTGATGGTCGGAATCGAATTGGTTCGAAACGTGGCCACGCGCGCACCCTACGACCCAGCGGATCGGGTCGGGGCGCGCGTGGTCGAACGAGCCCGCGCCCTCGGCGTGATCCTGCGCCCGCTCGGCAACGTGATCGTGCTCATGCCGCCACTGAGCATCACCGCTCACGAGCTGGTGACCCTGTGTCACGTGACCCGCCAGGCGATAGACGAGGTGACGCGTTAG
- a CDS encoding ImmA/IrrE family metallo-endopeptidase, translating to MPNTKRPRSARPTPHYDAAQAIVDDIHRRVDFRHPPFHFEPFLSAHDSYKVFEVELPLGLDGQLFLTPDGEQKTIHLRKDNPRPRLRFTLAHEIIHAELHFARGQLQDLTACRTTEHVEGQRPLLEREADFGAAALLVPLWMLDQHLPYRLRHDYPDTVVREMARVFRVSEMAMRIQMKQYTSHSGEFPRPF from the coding sequence GTGCCGAACACCAAGCGTCCCCGCTCCGCTCGTCCGACGCCGCATTACGATGCCGCGCAAGCTATCGTTGATGACATCCACCGTCGCGTCGATTTTCGGCACCCGCCGTTTCATTTCGAGCCGTTTCTGAGCGCGCACGATTCCTACAAGGTGTTTGAAGTCGAGTTGCCGCTCGGCCTCGATGGGCAGTTGTTCCTAACCCCCGACGGCGAGCAGAAGACGATTCATCTGCGCAAAGATAATCCGCGCCCGCGCCTGCGCTTCACCCTCGCGCATGAGATCATTCACGCCGAACTTCACTTCGCGCGCGGGCAGTTGCAAGACCTGACGGCCTGTCGCACCACCGAGCACGTCGAAGGACAGCGTCCATTGCTCGAACGCGAAGCGGATTTTGGTGCGGCCGCGTTACTCGTACCGCTGTGGATGCTGGATCAACATCTGCCCTATCGCTTGCGTCATGACTATCCGGACACCGTGGTGCGCGAGATGGCGCGCGTGTTTCGCGTGAGCGAGATGGCCATGCGCATCCAGATGAAGCAGTACACGTCGCACAGCGGCGAGTTCCCCCGTCCGTTCTAG
- a CDS encoding acyl-CoA dehydrogenase family protein has protein sequence MVSFQPSEDQQLIRDTVASFAQEQIRPAAHEADETGAIPSALIQQGWGLGLVQSVIPEAHGGAGEPISAISGALVAEELAWGDLAIALHLLAPRLLLYPIILAGTPEQQQRILPAFGANQFRAATAAVMEPRFGFDLAQLSTTAQRSDGSFTLSGAKCFVPIGGSAEQVLVYARTSDGVASGFLVDKGAAGIVRIEREQNMGIKALETTEMDFDKCTVPAANQLACDFPALMNRSRVGLAALAVGVARAAFEYARDYAKDRKAFGVAIAQKQAIAFMLAEMAIEIDATRLLAWEAAWKIDRGEDATREAVLAKHYAASMVMKVTDNAVQVLGGHGYIREHPVELWARNGRGIATFEGLVMI, from the coding sequence ATGGTGAGTTTCCAACCGAGCGAAGACCAACAGCTCATTCGCGACACGGTCGCGAGCTTCGCCCAGGAACAGATCCGTCCGGCCGCCCACGAGGCGGACGAGACCGGTGCGATCCCGAGCGCGCTGATTCAGCAAGGCTGGGGATTGGGGCTGGTGCAGAGCGTGATCCCGGAAGCGCACGGCGGGGCCGGCGAGCCCATTTCGGCGATCAGCGGCGCGCTGGTGGCGGAGGAACTCGCGTGGGGCGATCTCGCGATTGCCCTTCATCTGCTGGCGCCGCGGCTGCTGCTCTATCCGATCATTCTCGCCGGCACGCCCGAACAGCAACAGCGCATCCTGCCGGCATTCGGCGCGAATCAATTTCGGGCCGCGACTGCCGCGGTGATGGAGCCGCGCTTCGGTTTCGACCTCGCCCAGCTAAGTACGACCGCGCAGCGCAGCGACGGCAGCTTCACCCTCAGCGGTGCGAAGTGCTTTGTCCCCATTGGTGGCAGTGCTGAACAGGTGTTGGTCTACGCACGGACCAGCGACGGCGTGGCCAGCGGATTTCTCGTCGACAAGGGCGCCGCGGGCATCGTCCGTATCGAGCGTGAGCAGAACATGGGTATCAAGGCGCTCGAAACCACCGAGATGGATTTCGACAAGTGCACGGTGCCGGCGGCCAACCAACTGGCGTGCGATTTCCCCGCGTTGATGAACCGCTCGCGCGTGGGCTTGGCCGCGCTGGCGGTCGGCGTGGCGCGCGCCGCCTTCGAGTACGCGCGCGACTACGCCAAAGACCGCAAAGCCTTCGGCGTCGCCATCGCGCAGAAGCAAGCGATCGCGTTCATGCTCGCCGAGATGGCGATCGAGATCGACGCCACCCGGTTACTCGCCTGGGAAGCGGCGTGGAAGATCGATCGTGGTGAAGACGCCACCCGCGAGGCGGTACTCGCCAAACACTACGCCGCCAGCATGGTGATGAAGGTCACCGACAACGCCGTGCAGGTGCTTGGCGGCCACGGCTATATTCGCGAGCATCCGGTCGAGTTGTGGGCGCGCAACGGGCGTGGCATCGCCACCTTCGAGGGTCTGGTAATGATCTAG